From one Triticum aestivum cultivar Chinese Spring chromosome 4B, IWGSC CS RefSeq v2.1, whole genome shotgun sequence genomic stretch:
- the LOC123093849 gene encoding kinesin-like protein KIF21B has protein sequence MARTRSLDAGDEEFFDSRETISPPSVASPASSGRHSGAGDGDGVLLCGGALLEVWATGPFSVEERRERFVRSLGLLDPGESGPRPMPRASLEIVLASPAAAPASPAPRLARGAAGEGEEAGAPGRSGGGGGGEDGLECVFKNLDDGTVFVVHELGKDGSFRSLRERRSNRTVTAAEFERISGSSPFIREMMRRVDDSSDEPSTPEKSRRRRRRRFGWLRRLGVGACVVDAEDDDEANSTSSSSCRSCAGKPGKAVDRVKVRPYKKRSKELSAVYRGQDIRAHKGAIVAMKFSSDGQYLATGGEDGVVRVWRVVEGERPDELDFAEDDPSCVFFTVNENSELAPVNSSEGTKSKQDKSSKGQADPACVVIPHRTFALSQVPVHEFYGHDDAILDLSWSKNGDLISASMDKTARLWRVGCNSCLKVFYHNNYVTCVQFHPTSDNYFISGCIDGLVRIWDVRKCLVVDWANSKEIITAVCYRPDGKGVVVGTITGNCRYYDASENRLELESQVSLNGRKKSPLKRIVGFQYCPSDPKKLMVTSGDSQVRILDGVHVISNYKGLQSSSQVAASFTPDGDHIISASDDSRIYMWNHVNQLAPVTSRVKTVWSYERFFSNDASIAIPWNASQSRNSISLACNIPSLRQEVSGDLCDIQDSSTSRCQTEDCLEDDNMFRLPSGNFTLSRAFLAESAPRGTATWPEEHLASNSTTASTLRKSQYKFLKASCQNAATHAWGQVIVTASWDGHIRSFQNYGLPVQV, from the exons ATGGCGCGGACGCGCTCGCTGGACGCGGGCGACGAGGAGTTCTTCGACTCCAGGGAGACCATCTCGCCGCCCTCCGTCGCCTCGCCGGCCAGCTCCGGCCGCCAcagcggcgccggcgacggcgacggcgtttTGCTCTGCGGCGGGGCCCTGCTCGAGGTCTGGGCCACGGGCCCCTTCAGCGTCGAGGAGCGCCGCGAGCGGTTCGTCCGCTCCCTGGGCCTCCTGGATCCGGGAGAATCGGGGCCGCGCCCGATGCCCCGCGCCAGCTTGGAGATCGTCCTGGCCAGCCCCGCCGCGGCGCCGGCCTCGCCCGCCCCTCGTCTCGCGCGCGGGGCTGccggggagggggaggaggcgggggcgcccggccgaagcggcggcggcggcggcggcgaggacggccTGGAGTGCGTGTTCAAGAACCTGGACGACGGCACGGTCTTCGTCGTCCACGAGCTGGGCAAGGACGGCAGCTTCCGGAGCCTCCGGGAGCGCCGCTCCAACCGGACCGTCACCGCCGCGGAATTCGAGAGGATCTCCGGCTCCTCCCCGTTCATCCGCGAGATGATGCGCCGGGTGGACGACTCCTCGGACGAGCCCTCCACCCCGGAGAAGTCGaggcgccggaggaggcggcggtTCGGGTGGCTCCGGAGGCTGGGCGTCGGCGCCTGCGTCGTCGAcgctgaggacgacgacgaggcgaaTTCCACCTCCTCCAGCTCCTGCCGGAGCTGCGCCGGGAAGCCCGGGAAGGCCGTTGACAGGGTCAAGGTCAGGCCATACAAGAAGCGGTCAAAGGAATTGTCAGCGGTGTACAGGGGCCAAGACATCAGGGCGCACAAGGGCGCCATTGTGGCCATGAAGTTCAGCTCCGACGGGCAGTACCTGGCCACCGGAGGCGAGGACGGGGTGGTGCGCGTGTGGCGGGTGGTGGAGGGCGAGAGGCCCGACGAGCTCGACTTCGCCGAGGACGATCCGTCGTGCGTCTTCTTCACTGTCAATGAGAACTCTGAACTGGCTCCTGTCAACTCGAGCGAAGGGACCAAGAGCAAACAGGACAAGAGCTCAAAGGGGCAAGCAGATCCGGCCTGCGTTGTGATCCCTCACCGGACCTTTGCGCTGTCTCAGGTCCCTGTGCATGAATTCTATGGGCATGATGATGCCATCTTGGATCTCTCATGGTCCAAAAATGGG GACTTGATTTCTGCATCTATGGATAAAACTGCTCGACTGTGGCGGGTCGGGTGCAATAGTTGTCTCAAGGTTTTCTACCACAATAACTACG TGACATGCGTTCAGTTTCACCCTACGAGTGACAATTATTTTATCAGCGGCTGCATCGACGGGTTGGTTCGCATTTGGGATGTTCGTAAATGCCTAGTGGTAGACTGGGCTAACAGCAAAGAGATAATCACCGCAGTCTGTTACCGGCCTGATGGAAAG GGGGTAGTGGTTGGGACCATAACAGGAAATTGCCGCTACTACGATGCATCAG AAAATCGTCTAGAACTGGAATCTCAGGTCTCTCTGAATGGCAGAAAGAAGTCTCCACTTAAAAGAATAGTTGGTTTCCAG TACTGCCCATCTGATCCAAAGAAGTTGATGGTAACATCTGGTGACTCACAAGTTCGCATTCTTGATGGGGTTCATGTAATTTCCAACTACAAAG GTTTACAAAGCTCAAGCCAAGTTGCCGCATCATTTACCCCAGACGGAGATCACATTATCTCTGCTAGCGACGATTCCCGTATCTACATGTGGAATCATGTGAACCAACTTGCCCCAGTCACAAGCCGCGTGAAGACAGTGTGGTCATACGAGCGTTTTTTCAGCAACGATGCCTCCATCGCCATACCGTGGAACGCCTCACAGTCAAGGAACTCTATTTCACTGGCCTGCAACATCCCGTCTTTGCGGCAAGAAGTCTCGGGCGACCTCTGCGACATACAGGACAGCAGCACATCACGCTGCCAGACTGAAGATTGCCTTGAAGATGACAACATGTTCCGGTTACCATCGGGCAATTTCACTCTGAGCAGGGCGTTCCTTGCGGAGTCTGCTCCAAGGGGAACAGCCACTTGGCCGGAGGAGCATCTGGCATCCAACTCCACGACGGCGTCTACGTTGCGTAAATCTCAGTACAAGTTCCTGAAGGCGTCTTGCCAGAATGCAGCCACACATGCCTGGGGCCAGGTCATAGTCACCGCAAGCTGGGATGGCCACATCAGGTCATTCCAGAACTATGGCTTGCCGGTGCAAGTTTGA